In Phaseolus vulgaris cultivar G19833 chromosome 10, P. vulgaris v2.0, whole genome shotgun sequence, a single genomic region encodes these proteins:
- the LOC137816243 gene encoding filament-like plant protein 1, whose translation MENPPSASTPFVSAGEGPPSTASIAEAAPGGYEGAHNSPILITESPSSPPHQETQPHQPIQEGGGESQHQAPSAPPPTAAASLPLADREIWGPFTAKLKMMAEDLPSIITKAVESSSKKLQGDISTLQEENRLIRIEAEKLSCNLMMAEIDHSRVEDAMSVELRVACKEASDLRQKLHLLAQEKIELESMLVPYRLKVANLEASMKADAAKVENLEKRSANREVLLGRVERERDDAVDELAKAREENEKIAAELAQARGKGKKVADDLAQTRRETEELKKRADELKQQTEGLKQQNEELELSSAQVLAAGFDAALEQVACQYPELDLSMVSICNEVVDGKIVPSED comes from the coding sequence atggagaaccctcctagtgcctccacgccatttgtatctgctggagagggtcctccttctaCTGCCTCAATCGCTGAAGCTGCACCAGGTGGGTATGAAGGCGCCCACAACTCACCCATACTCATAACCGAGTCCCCCTCTTCACCACCACACCAGGAAACCCAACCTCATCAACcaattcaagagggtggtggtgagagccagcaccaggctccttcagcacctccaccaacagcAGCTGCAAGCCTTCCCCTCGCGGACAGAGAaatctgggggcccttcacagctaaactcaaaatgatggcagaggacctcccctcaatcataacaaaagctgtggagagctccagcaAAAAACTTCAGGGCGATATCTCCACActtcaagaggagaatcgcctgataaggatcgaggcggaaaaGCTATCCTGCAACCTCATGATGGCGGAGATTGAtcactcaagggtggaggaTGCCATGAGTGTCGAGCTGAGGGTTGCGtgcaaggaggcctccgatctgcgccagaaGCTGCatctcttagctcaagagaaaatcgagctggagagcatgCTGGTGccttacaggctcaaggtggccaacttggaggcatcgatgaaagcggatgcagccaaggtgGAGAACCTTGAGAAGAGATCGGCTAatcgggaggttctccttgGAAGGGTTGAGAGGGAGAGGGACGACGCCGTGGACGAGCTCGCCAAGGCTCGAGAGGAAAATGAAaagattgctgcagagctggcccaggcgcggggcaaaggcaagaaggttgctgatGACCTCGCTCAGACTCGTAgggaaactgaagaactgaagaagcgagctgacgagctgaagcagcaaaccgaggggctcaaacagcaaaacgaagagcttgaactgagctccgcccaagttCTTGCCGCCGGattcgacgccgccctggagcaagtcgcctgccaataccccgagctcgacctctccatggtgtcgatttgtaacgaagtggtggatgggaagatcgttccttctgaagattag